The DNA window TGATGGCGCTCAAGCCACTCGCGCCATGCCTTGCGGCTTTCAGGTTCAAGCGTTGCGGTGAGCAGCATGGCGGGCTCCTGGGAGGAGGCGCGCGGCGCGGCTTCAGGGTACACCCGGGCCGGCCGCCCCCGGGGGAGGCCGGGCGGATCGACGCCGGCCGGCGGAGGTCCGGGGAGTTCTTGCCTTTTGGTTCGACGTCGAACTATTCTAAATCGAACCACCCCATGGAGGCATCATGCTCAAGCCGTCGTTCCTTCGGGCGCCGCTCCGGGCGTTGTTCCGGCAGGCGCCGGACATTCCCGCGACCATCCTCGCCATGGAGCGGGCCGCGCTGGACCGTTCCGACAACATGGACGCGGATGGGTTCCTGGCCATCTCGGATCCAGGAGTTGTCTACATCGATCCCTTTCTGGAGCGGCCCATCGTCGGCCTCGAGAACCTGCGCAGCTTCTACAGGAAGGTGATGACCCCCTCCGGCGAGGCCACCCCGGGGGAGATGTCGAACGCCACGGTGCAGGCGATGGGCGACACGGCCGTGCTGACTTTCAACTACCGCCGCAAGGACGGGGCGGGGCCGGGCTGGAACGCCACCGAGGTCTATCACAAGGGCAAGGAGGGCTGGCGCATCGTGCACACCCACTGGTCCCTCGCGAACGCGCAGGTCGCCCCGTGATCGACAACGGCGCGCTGCTGGAGATCATGGACCAGGCCGACGCCGTCCTTCTCGCCACGGTCAGCGGCTCGGCCCCGCGCGTCCGCGCCATGGTCAACCTGCGGCGGAAGGACCTCTTCCCGGGCCCTTCGGCGTGCGCGCGCGACGCGGGGTTCGACGTGTACTTCTGCACGTCGGCCGCCTCCGGCAAGGTCCGCGAGCTGCGGGCGAATCCCGCGGCCGCCGCCTACTTCGCGCTTCCCCGGCTCGGTCGCGGCGTGATGATCTCCGGCGTGGGGGAGATCCTCGACTCGCCGGAACTCAAGCGGGCGCTGTGGGACGACAGCTGGCGGATGTACTGGCCCGAGGGGCCTTCCGATCCCGACTGCGTCGTCGTCAAGCTCGCCGCCGCGACCGCCGCCGGATGGCTCGGAACGGAGGCGTTCCACCTGGACCTTCGATCCCGATGAGCGGGCGTCGGCAGGGCGGCTTCCTCGTCGCGAAGATCCATCGGCTCGGCGGGCGCGTCTTCGCCCGGATGCTGCGCGAGCGGGGCATCGTGATCGATCCCGCGCACGGGCGCGTGCTGTTCGTGCTGTGGGACCAGGGCCCGACGACGATCGCCGAACTGGCCAAGCGCGTTTCGCTCGGGAAATCGACCCTGACCCACACGATCGACAGGTTGGAAGCGGCCGGCCAGATCGTCCGGGTGCGCGGCGCCGAGGACCGCCGGAAGGTGACGGTGCAATTGACTCCGGGAAACAGGAGGCTCCGGGCGCTCTACGGGGCGGTTTCACGGGAGATGACGGACCTCTTCTACGGCGGCTTCTCGGAGAAGGAGGCCGACCGGTTCGACGCCCATCTGCGCCGCGTGCTCGCCAACCTGGAGCGGGCTTCGCTCTAGAAGCCCCGAAGACCCGAATCAACCGAGCACAACGCCCGCCAAGAGGTTCCGCGAATCGCGCCGTCGCCCTCGGCAGTCCAAACCGATGAACCAGTTTGGCGACATGGCACGAACACCGCGTAGGTCCGGCGGGTGATCACCGGCGGCTGACGACTCGTCGTACATCATCCAGAACGAGTCCTTTCGCACGGTAAAGGTCGCCGAACGCAACACGCAGACCTCCGTGTTGGCTCGCCACGGGCGCTTCAGCGCATAGATCAGGACGTACCGGTACATTCCCGCGCGGATGACGCTCCCCCCTTCGCGCTCAGGCTCCAGCACGCTCTTCCAAGCTGTGAACGGAACCCCATCATCCAGATCCAGCTCGGTCCACGGGACACGCCTCTCGAACGGCATTAGCGCCCATGAGCCGATATCTGGCAGGGACGCGCGTTCGACCCGCGCCGCATCTCCAATTTCTCCGGCCAAGTAAACGGCTGCGCGTCCGTCTGTGCTGCTAAGCCTCGGCTTTACGTCATCCGCACTCGCGTACTCCGCATCGACTTCGATACGAAGAGGGCAGGCGGCGCCGCCGGCCGCCTCCGCGTCAGGAGGACAGGCAATCACCGCGCAACCGGCCCATAACGTGATCAGCACTCGGAGCACGGTCACTCTGTTTCCCCCGCCTCGCACAGCCGACCGCGCTGACCGGTCCGTTGGGGACGCTGTCCTTCTGGACCCGAGAGCCAGAGGCGCGGCGCTGATCCAGAGGACCGGGCTCACGCGGTCTGCTTGCGAATCGTCTTGTTTCAACTGCCGCCACGATCATACGCGATTCTCGGTCTTGAACCGACTTCCCCAGTCACCTCTTCTTTCGGGGCCTCATGAACATCAGTCCCAGGTCGTCGTTCCGCAGCAACTGCACTTCGTTGTGCGTGATTCGGACCACATATCCGAAGTCGTCAATATCCACCTTCCACATGTATTCGATCGTTCTCAGCTTCCACATTCCAACTTCCTCGGCGTGAGCCCCCGGCCGCGCCGCACGAGTCAGAACGTACGTGTGGTCTGCCCGCAGAACGACGCGGTCACCTACCCGTTCATCAAGTACGCCGGTCTTCGAGATGTACTCATACTCCCCGACCACCATGTCGTCGGTGATCGGGCCGCTGTAGTCGCACCGCCAACACCCGACCGAGCAGAGCGTCGCCAGAATCAATGCCGCCGAGCAGACGGATGTCAGTCGCATGG is part of the bacterium genome and encodes:
- a CDS encoding DUF3225 domain-containing protein, encoding MLKPSFLRAPLRALFRQAPDIPATILAMERAALDRSDNMDADGFLAISDPGVVYIDPFLERPIVGLENLRSFYRKVMTPSGEATPGEMSNATVQAMGDTAVLTFNYRRKDGAGPGWNATEVYHKGKEGWRIVHTHWSLANAQVAP
- a CDS encoding pyridoxamine 5'-phosphate oxidase family protein, whose product is MIDNGALLEIMDQADAVLLATVSGSAPRVRAMVNLRRKDLFPGPSACARDAGFDVYFCTSAASGKVRELRANPAAAAYFALPRLGRGVMISGVGEILDSPELKRALWDDSWRMYWPEGPSDPDCVVVKLAAATAAGWLGTEAFHLDLRSR
- a CDS encoding MarR family transcriptional regulator — its product is MSGRRQGGFLVAKIHRLGGRVFARMLRERGIVIDPAHGRVLFVLWDQGPTTIAELAKRVSLGKSTLTHTIDRLEAAGQIVRVRGAEDRRKVTVQLTPGNRRLRALYGAVSREMTDLFYGGFSEKEADRFDAHLRRVLANLERASL